ACTTTGATTTCTTCCTTGCCTCTTTTTTGGCCGCCTTTTTTTCTTCCTTCTTTTTGGCCTTCTCTTCTTTCCTTTTGGCTTTTTCTTCCTTCTTTTTCGCTTTCAAGGCCTCCTTTTCGGTTTTCTTGTCGGCCTTGACCTCCGCTCTTTTGGACTCTTTCTTTTCCGCTTTGGGCGCCGGCCCCTTGGGGGATTTTTTGACGGCGGCTTGCCGCGTGGCGGGTTTTTTCTCCCCTTTCCTGGCTTGGGGCGCCTCTGCCTGCGCGGCCCCTTCGCCGGGGAGATATTCAATGAGCGCCATGGGGGCGGAATCGCCGGCCCGTTCCCCCAGATGAAGAACGCGGGTGTAGCCGCCGTTCCGTTCTTTAAAGCGGAGGGCCAGATCAGAAAATATTTTGTCGACCACCAGGGGGGATCGGATAAAGGAAAGCGCTTGACGGCGCGCATGGAGGTCGCCCCGCTTCCCGAGTGTGATCATATGATCCGCGATCGAGCGAAGTTCCTTGGCCTTGTGCAAAGTGGTTTCGATCCGCTCGTGTGTCACCAACGAGGTGGCCATGTTGCGAAACATGGCCCACCGGTGGCTCGATGTTTTTCCCAGTTTTCGACCCGCGACTTGATGCCTCATATAATACAGGGTCTAGGGCTTAGGGCCTAGGGTAACCACTGTTTTTACCCTGGACCCCAGTGGCTAAACCCTAACCCCTAGATCACCTCTTCCATCTGTGTCGTCTGCTCATCCGCGGGGGGCTCCCATCCCTCGATTTTCATGCCCAGCGAGAGCCCCATCTCGGCCAGAATTTCCTTGATTTCGTTCAACGACTTGCGCCCGAAATTCTTGGTCTTCAACATCTCGGATTCGGATTTCTGCACCAGCTCGCCGATGTACTTGATGTTTGCGTTTTGCAGGCAGTTGGCCGAACGGACCGAGAGTTCCAGTTCCTCCACCCGCCGGTTCAGGTTTTCGTTCGTCCTCGTTGTTTCCTTCGGCTCTTCGATGATATCCGGCTCCAGCCCCTCTTCAAAATTGATAAAAACCTGAAGCTGGTCTTTGAGAATTTTGGCCGAAAAGGCGACCGCATCCTCCGGCAGGACTGAACCGTTGGTCCAAACCTCGAGCGTCAAGCGGTCGTAGTCGGTGGCCTGGCCGACACGGGCGTTGGTGACGGTGTAATTGACCCGTCCGATCGGTGAAAATTTGGAGTCGACAAAAATGGTCCCCACCGGCGCATCCGGGTTTTTGTGCTGTTCCGCGAGTTCGTACCCCTTGCCTATCTTCACCGCCATTTCCATGGAAAGCTTGCCGTCCTCCCCCAGCACGGCGATGGGGTGATCGGGGTTTAAAATCTCGACATGCCCCCCCGTTTCGATCTCCTTGGCGGTAATGAGTCCGGGGCGCGAGGCCTTGAGGCTCATTACGGCCGATTCTCCGGTCAGGAGCTTGAGCTTCAGCTCCTTTAAATTCAGGATGATGTTGGTCACATCCTCCTTCACCCCCGGAATGGTGGAAAATTCGTGAAGGACGCCATCCATTTTAACCGAGATGATCGAGGCCCCCTGAAGGGACGAAAGGAGAATTCTCCGAAGCGCATTCCCCAGGGTCAACCCGAATCCCCGCTCCAGGGGCCTCGCGATAAATCGGCCGTAAACCGCCGAATGGGTTTCGGGCTCGATCTCGAGAAATTTGGGCTTGATGAGATTCCGCCAGTTTTTATAGATAAGGGTCATGTTGCCTCCGCATATGTTAATTTCGCGTTGAAATAAGTTTCTTTTTTGCTTCTACAAGCTCCGCTCCCAGGCCGCTTCATCCGCCACTGGCGGCGCGGCCCGGGAACCCTCATTTTGAATAATATTCCACAATCAAATGTTCATCGATCGGCATGGTGATCTGCTCGCGCGCGGGGAGCATGCGCACCTTCGCCTCGAATTTTGGCCTATCGACCTCCAGCCATTCCGGAATGCCTCTACGCTCGCTGGCCTCCAGCGCCCCGACAATCCGGGCCATCCGGCGGCTTTTTTCCTTCACGGCCACCACATCTCCCGCCTTGAGCGTCGCGGAGGGAATCGTCACCTTTTTATTGTTCACCAGAAAATGGCTTTGCGTGATCAGCATGCGCGCCTCGTTTCTCGAATTGGCAAAACCCATCCGGTAGACCATGTTGTCGAGGCGGGCCTCGAGGATTTTGATGAGGTTGTCGCCCGTGACCCCCTTCATCCGCTCGGCGCCGGCAAAGGTCTTGGCAAACTGCCGCTCCAGCAGGCCGTAAATCTGGCGCACCTTCTGCTTTTCGCGCAGTTGCACGCCGAATTCCGAACGCTTGGTCCTGCGCCCCTGCCCATGCTGGCCGGGGCCGTATTCGCGGCGCTCGATGGCGCATTTGTCGGAATAACAACGGTCCCCCTTGAGGAACAGTTTGAGGCCTTCACGCCGACAGAGGCGACAAACAGATTGTATATAACGAGCCATTACACTCTCCTCCTCTTCGGCGGGCGGCACCCGTTGTGCGGAATGGGGGTGACATCCTCGATCCTTGTCACCCGGATTCCGGCCGACGACATGGCCCTTAAGGCCGCCTCGCGCCCCCCGCCCGGCCCCTTCACATAGGCGACCGCCGTCCTTAACCCGTGCTCCATCGCGCGTCTGGCGGCCTCCTCCGCCGCCAGCTGGGCCGCAAAAGGGGTGGATTTGCGGGAACCCTTGAAGCCCTTGCTCCCCGCCGAGGCCCACGAAAGGGTGTTGCCGCGGGGATCGGTGATGGTGATAATGGTGTTGTTGAAGGTGGCATGAACATGAATGATCCCCTGGCTGACGTTCTTGTGCACCTTCTTTTTCTTTTTATAGGCCGGCTTTTTGACCGCCGCTTCCTTGACAACCGGTTCAGCGCTGATGGTCGGCAGACCTTGTTTATCTTTTGCCATTTTATTCACCCTTATTTCGACGTCGGCGCCCTCTTCTTGCCGGCCACCGTTTTTCTCGGCCCCTTGCGCGTCCGCGAGTTGGTTTTTGTCCTCTGACCCCTGACCGGCAGGCTCTTTTTGTGTCGGAGACCCCGGTAACAGCCGATGTCCATCAGCCGCTTGATGTTCATCGAAACGAGGCGGCGCAGATTCCCCTCAACCTGATGGTTGGCGTCGATGACGGAGCGGATTTTGGCCAGTTCGTCATCGGTCAACTTTTCGGCGCGCGTATCGAGCCCCACCCCCGCCTTTTCCAGCACGTCGCGCGACCGCGGCAGGCCGATTCCATAGACGTAGGTGAGGGCCACCTCGATGCGCTTTTTTCCCGGTATGTCCACCCCTGCTATTCTTGGCATTTTAACTACGGTTGATGGTTGATAGTTGATGGTTAATGGCAAAAAACCATTCACCATTCACCATTCACCATTCACCCCTGTTTTTGCTTATGTTTCTTATTCACGCAAATGACCCGCACAATCCCCTTCCGGCGAATCAGTTTGCATTTGTCACAAATTTTTCTCACCGACGATCTGACTTTCATAATAATTACTTTGCCCGATACGTAATTCGCCCCCGGTTCAAATCGTAGGGGGACAGTTCCACTTTCACCTTATCCCCCGGGAGTATCTTGATAAAATGCATCCTCATCTTTCCGGAGATATGGGCCAGGACGCGATGGCCGTTTTCGAGCTCCACCCGAAACATGGCGTTCGGGAGCGGCTCGACAACCTTTCCTTCCACCTCAATCGCGTCTTCTTTGGGCATTTAAATCCTCGTCAGCACCCTCGGCCCATCCGCCGTACAGGCCACCGTCTGTTCAAAATGGGCCGACCATTTTCGGTCCTTTGTCACAACGGTCCACCCATCGGATAAAACCTCCACTTCATGAGAACCGGCATTGATCATCGGCTCAACGGCCAAAACCACCCCCTCATGAAGGCGCTCTCCCGTTCCCGGTTTGCCAAAATTGGGAACCTGCGGCTCTTCATGCATGTTTCGTCCGATGCCGTGCCCCACAAAATCACGGACCACCGAAAAACCTTCCGCCTCGGCATGGGACTGCACCGCATGACCGACGTCCCCCACCCTTTTTCCGGGCCGGACCATTTCGACTCCCCTTTGCAGAGCCTCGCGCGTCACCTGGACCAACCTCGCAGTCTCCGGAGAAATTTTTCCCACCGGAACCGTCAGGGCTGAATCGCCGACAAAACCGTCGAGGGTCACCGCCAGGTCGAGGCCGATGATATCCCCCTCTTTCAGCCGCCGCCGGCCCGGGATGCCATGCACCACCTCCTCATTCACCGAGGCGCAGAGCGCCTTGGGATAGCCGCGGTATCCGATGAACGTGG
This DNA window, taken from Deltaproteobacteria bacterium, encodes the following:
- the rpsD gene encoding 30S ribosomal protein S4, producing MARYIQSVCRLCRREGLKLFLKGDRCYSDKCAIERREYGPGQHGQGRRTKRSEFGVQLREKQKVRQIYGLLERQFAKTFAGAERMKGVTGDNLIKILEARLDNMVYRMGFANSRNEARMLITQSHFLVNNKKVTIPSATLKAGDVVAVKEKSRRMARIVGALEASERRGIPEWLEVDRPKFEAKVRMLPAREQITMPIDEHLIVEYYSK
- the rpmJ gene encoding 50S ribosomal protein L36; protein product: MKVRSSVRKICDKCKLIRRKGIVRVICVNKKHKQKQG
- the map gene encoding type I methionyl aminopeptidase; this translates as MIILKSNDEIQKMERASRIVVEVLLKLKEACAPGITTDDLNRMADELIRRLGGIPTFIGYRGYPKALCASVNEEVVHGIPGRRRLKEGDIIGLDLAVTLDGFVGDSALTVPVGKISPETARLVQVTREALQRGVEMVRPGKRVGDVGHAVQSHAEAEGFSVVRDFVGHGIGRNMHEEPQVPNFGKPGTGERLHEGVVLAVEPMINAGSHEVEVLSDGWTVVTKDRKWSAHFEQTVACTADGPRVLTRI
- a CDS encoding DNA-directed RNA polymerase subunit alpha, with the protein product MTLIYKNWRNLIKPKFLEIEPETHSAVYGRFIARPLERGFGLTLGNALRRILLSSLQGASIISVKMDGVLHEFSTIPGVKEDVTNIILNLKELKLKLLTGESAVMSLKASRPGLITAKEIETGGHVEILNPDHPIAVLGEDGKLSMEMAVKIGKGYELAEQHKNPDAPVGTIFVDSKFSPIGRVNYTVTNARVGQATDYDRLTLEVWTNGSVLPEDAVAFSAKILKDQLQVFINFEEGLEPDIIEEPKETTRTNENLNRRVEELELSVRSANCLQNANIKYIGELVQKSESEMLKTKNFGRKSLNEIKEILAEMGLSLGMKIEGWEPPADEQTTQMEEVI
- the infA gene encoding translation initiation factor IF-1, whose amino-acid sequence is MPKEDAIEVEGKVVEPLPNAMFRVELENGHRVLAHISGKMRMHFIKILPGDKVKVELSPYDLNRGRITYRAK
- the rpsM gene encoding 30S ribosomal protein S13, with product MPRIAGVDIPGKKRIEVALTYVYGIGLPRSRDVLEKAGVGLDTRAEKLTDDELAKIRSVIDANHQVEGNLRRLVSMNIKRLMDIGCYRGLRHKKSLPVRGQRTKTNSRTRKGPRKTVAGKKRAPTSK
- the rpsK gene encoding 30S ribosomal protein S11; translated protein: MAKDKQGLPTISAEPVVKEAAVKKPAYKKKKKVHKNVSQGIIHVHATFNNTIITITDPRGNTLSWASAGSKGFKGSRKSTPFAAQLAAEEAARRAMEHGLRTAVAYVKGPGGGREAALRAMSSAGIRVTRIEDVTPIPHNGCRPPKRRRV
- the rplQ gene encoding 50S ribosomal protein L17; protein product: MRHQVAGRKLGKTSSHRWAMFRNMATSLVTHERIETTLHKAKELRSIADHMITLGKRGDLHARRQALSFIRSPLVVDKIFSDLALRFKERNGGYTRVLHLGERAGDSAPMALIEYLPGEGAAQAEAPQARKGEKKPATRQAAVKKSPKGPAPKAEKKESKRAEVKADKKTEKEALKAKKKEEKAKRKEEKAKKKEEKKAAKKEARKKSK